A window from Mangifera indica cultivar Alphonso chromosome 2, CATAS_Mindica_2.1, whole genome shotgun sequence encodes these proteins:
- the LOC123197994 gene encoding agamous-like MADS-box protein AGL103 yields the protein MAPSNSRQFNKRKLTLKKKAQQLQTLSDVTVCMVCFDADGDVTTWPEDKSQVDEKIINYKLAQAGEGSKEKLKSNLNLLGFLDSKKRKIQKSKKKDIGNLFATWEANLNKLQEKELVALCNCLELKLWGVREKIKVLTKMKEKGKAIQVYNNNGDNSENFVPWGGNCNENIGFVGESSNCDKILNPFDSMVYQTPLHEALPMSIRQSPWPF from the coding sequence ATGGCTCCCTCAAATTCAAGACAATTCAACAAGCGAAAATTAACGTTGAAGAAGAAAGCTCAGCAGCTGCAGACACTGAGCGATGTCACGGTGTGCATGGTGTGCTTCGACGCCGACGGCGACGTCACCACGTGGCCGGAGGACAAATCTCAGGTTGATGAAAAGATCATCAACTACAAATTAGCTCAAGCCGGTGAGGGATCAAAAGAGAAGCTCAAGAGTAACCTAAACCTTTTAGGTTTCTTGGACAGCAAGAAACGAAAAATCCAGAAATCAAAGAAGAAGGATATTGGGAATTTGTTTGCAACGTGGGAAGCGAATTTGAACAAATTGCAGGAAAAGGAGCTGGTGGCTCTGTGTAATTGCTTGGAGTTGAAGTTGTGGGGCGTAAGAGAGAAGATTAAGGTGCTGAcgaaaatgaaggaaaagggCAAAGCAATTCAAGTTTACAATAACAATGGAGATAACAGTGAGAATTTTGTTCCTTGGGGAGGAAATTGTAATGAAAATATTGGTTTTGTGGGAGAGAGTAGTAATTGTGATAAGATTTTGAATCCTTTTGATTCCATGGTTTATCAAACCCCATTGCATGAAGCTCTGCCGATGTCCATTAGGCAATCCCCATGGCCGTTCTGA